One region of Chryseobacterium sp. SORGH_AS_0447 genomic DNA includes:
- a CDS encoding SPFH domain-containing protein: MEKILKPMSGYLTLVICLGLFIASIYFFAIGVDNSITFMVIAFLAFILFCFFLKGLMIIQPNHSRVLNFFGKYVGTVKENGLFFINPLYSSQRISLRSENLQGQTLKVNDKMGNPIEIAAVIVWKVGDTYKAAYEVERYMDYVRMQSEAAVRHLAVSFPYDNLEDEHADITLRDGGDQVNKILEGELSERLAPAGIVIQEARITHLAYASEIAGAMLQRQQATAIVAARTKIVEGAVGMVDLALKKLSEDNIVELDDERKAAMVSNLMVVLCGEKAATPILNAGTLYN; encoded by the coding sequence ATGGAAAAAATCTTAAAACCGATGTCCGGATACCTTACTTTGGTGATCTGTCTGGGACTTTTTATTGCATCAATTTATTTCTTCGCCATTGGCGTAGACAACAGCATTACTTTTATGGTAATTGCTTTTTTAGCATTTATCCTGTTCTGTTTTTTTCTGAAAGGATTAATGATTATCCAGCCGAACCATTCGCGGGTCTTAAACTTCTTTGGAAAATATGTGGGTACGGTAAAAGAAAACGGACTGTTTTTCATCAATCCCCTGTATTCATCGCAGCGCATCAGCCTTCGTTCCGAAAACCTTCAGGGGCAGACCTTAAAGGTAAATGACAAAATGGGGAACCCGATCGAAATTGCAGCCGTTATTGTCTGGAAAGTGGGAGATACCTACAAAGCAGCTTATGAAGTCGAACGCTATATGGATTATGTAAGAATGCAGAGCGAAGCAGCAGTACGACACCTGGCGGTAAGTTTTCCTTATGATAACCTGGAAGATGAGCATGCAGATATTACCCTGAGAGACGGGGGTGACCAGGTAAATAAAATCCTGGAAGGGGAATTGTCAGAAAGACTGGCACCGGCGGGAATCGTTATCCAGGAGGCCAGAATCACCCATTTGGCCTACGCTTCGGAAATTGCCGGCGCAATGCTCCAGAGACAGCAGGCGACAGCCATTGTGGCCGCCAGAACCAAAATCGTAGAAGGTGCCGTCGGAATGGTGGATTTAGCTTTAAAGAAACTTTCGGAAGATAATATCGTAGAACTGGACGATGAAAGGAAAGCAGCGATGGTAAGCAATTTGATGGTTGTATTATGTGGCGAAAAAGCAGCCACTCCGATCCTGAACGCCGGAACCCTTTATAATTAA
- a CDS encoding Arc family DNA binding domain-containing protein, with protein sequence MKSEKAQSSPGSKGKKSFVLRIDESTYKLLEKWANDEFRSVNGQIEYLLHQSLTESGRKKKE encoded by the coding sequence ATGAAATCAGAAAAAGCTCAGTCTTCTCCCGGAAGCAAAGGCAAAAAATCCTTTGTCCTGCGGATCGATGAGTCTACGTATAAGCTGCTGGAAAAATGGGCAAATGATGAATTCCGGAGTGTGAACGGGCAGATTGAGTATTTGCTGCATCAAAGCCTGACGGAGTCCGGAAGGAAAAAGAAAGAGTAA